The Candidatus Binatota bacterium genome segment CGATAAGTCCGCTGGAGGCACTGAAAATACTCGCGGGGCTTGTCCGAGGGTACCGAAACAGGGAATAATGGACGGCTTGGGTGCTGGAGGCTGTGTTGATGAGGGGTAAGGGCAGGGTACTCGCATTGGTCCTGGCGGGCGGGCTGGTGGCGGTGTGGACTGCGGCGGCGGCAGCGGCGGGCGTTGAACGGGTGCGTTCGGCCTCGACCGCAGACTCTACACGGGTGGTCATAGACCTCAGCGCCTCGGTTGATTTTACCTACGCCACGCTGCGCCCCGACAGCAAGGGACGCTGGCCGTTCAGGGTCTACATTGACCTCAAGGAGGTCTCCAACGGCAACGCCATAGACACTTCGCGCGTATCGGCCGATGCGCGGGTGAGCCGGATACGGGCCGCCCAGTTCAGCGATGACACCGCTCGCGTGGTCATTGATTTAAAGATGCCTGTCAAGGTTACGGTGGGCTCCTTGCGCTCGGCCGCTGGTTCGCCCGCACGGGTGTACATCGACCTGCAGACAGAACCCGGAGGGGGGTCTCCAGCTCCAGCCGTCCAACGTTCTGTCGCAGCTGCGACCCGGAAACCGTTGGCGATAAAGAAACCTGCGATCGTAAAGAAACCGGTGGCAGTAGAGAAGCCGGCGGTAGTCAAGAACCCAGTGCCGCTGATCAGCAATACGCCGAAGCTGGTCGCGAGTAAGCGCAAGGTTCATATCGTGCTGGACCCCGGCCACGGCGGTCGCGACCCGGGTGCTCTCGGAAGCTTTGGCATGCGGGAGAAGGAAGTTACCCTCGACATCTCGCGTCGGGTCAGGGACCTGCTCGTTCGTAACGGCCTGGCCGAGGTGACACTCACCAGGAGTAGCGACCGGTTTGTATCACTGGAGGGGCGAAAGGACTTTGCCAACGGTCGCAAGGCTGACCTTTTTGTCTCGATACATGCGAATTCCAGCACCACCAAGGGGCTGCACGGGGTGGAGACTTACACGCTCGACAACTCTAACAACCGGGCTATCCTGAGGCTCGCGAAGGCAGAAAACGGCGTGGGGCAGTTGATAAAAGACGATGTCTCGGGGGCGGATACAGACCTGAAGTACATCCTGTCCGATCTCGTTCAGACCGGAAAGGAAGCCGAGTCGGTGGTTCTCGCGGGTGCATTGCAGTCGAGTGTGTTGCGCAATCTCGGTCGCCACTACGGTACCATTCACTCCCTGGGCGTGAAGAAGGGGCCGTTTCTGGTACTCGACGGTGTTTTCATGCCCTGCGCTCTGATCGAGGTCGGGTTCCTTTCTCACAAGACCGAAGGACCGCGCCTGGGTGCTGCGGTGTACAGGCAGATGTTAGCGGAGGGCATCTACGATGGCCTGCGGGAGTACCTGTCTGATGAAAGGGTTGCCAGTCTGCGCTAGCATCCGACCATAAGTCGTGCCGGATAATTCAAACGAGACATCCGCTTCTCCCGGACGCACCACGCTTCTGCCTTCGCCATTGGCGGTGAAGGAAAAACTCTCGGATATAGCCAGGAACTATGTCCACGCGGTGCGAGAGGAGCTTGAAGTTGATCACTGGGGCGGTGCGTCCGGTGTTGATACCGCGACACGCTACGCCACCGCCATCGACAACCTTGCGCGCTTTCTTTTTGAAGCGGCCACAGCCCGCTACGCTCGACGTTACGGTCGTGGTACCCGCAGCTGCGCGGTTATTGCCCAGGGCGGGTATGGGCGCAGCGAGATGTGTCCTGGCTCGGACGTGGACCTGTTGGTTCTGTACGGCAACCGTGTCGATGCCTACGTTGAGACCGTCACCGAGACCCTGCTGTATTCCATGTGGGATGCCGGCCTGCAGGTCGGGCACGCGGTGCGAAACTGCGGTGAATGTGTGCGCCTGGCCGCGGGTGACCTGACTATACGTACCGCTTTGCTGGACGGCCGCTTTGTGAGTGGCAGTACCGAGCTTGGCGCCCAGTTTACCGAGGTGGTGCAGGACGTTCTGACCCAGCGCGACGTTGGCCCCTTCATCGAGGCCAAGCGAAGGGAGAACGAGGCCCGCCACGCGCGCACGGGCGGGTCGGTGTTCATGCTCGAGCCCGATATCAAGGAGGGCCGCGGGGGCTGTCGCGATCTTCACACCCTGCTGTGGATCACCCGTACGCTGAGGGGCGTATTGTCCTTTGAGGACATGGAAGAGCGGGGGATACTATCGGCGGATGAACTTGAAGGCCTCCTTGCCGGGCGTGAGTTTCTGCTCCGGGTGCGCCACAGCCTGCACTTCCTGTCGGGACACAAGCAGGACAAAATGGGCTTTGATCTGCAGGAGCAGGTGGCCGAACGCTTTGGCTTCGAAGGTGACGACAACAACAGCGCCGCCGACCTCTTCATGCGAGACTACTACGGGCACGCGGCGCTGATAGCGCGCACCACTGACGACATAATTGACCGCACGACGGCCGTGGACGAAAAACCGGGGCTGGTCGAGCGCCTGGTTCGCAGGCGAGTCGAACGCGGGGTGACGGTGTCGGGTGATCGCCTGGTCCTGGAGGAATCGATACTCGACGCAGACCCCCTCAACCTCGTGCGGGTGTTTCACATTGCTCAGCGCAAGGGCGTTACGTTGTCTTCGTCCGGCAGGATGGCTGTCAGGCGCAGGCTAGAGCAGCTGGTCGGCGATGCCGGTCCCCCGCCCGGGGCTTTTGGTGCGTTTCTCGATGTGTTGCACTGGGAAGGAGGGGTCTATGACACGCTGGCCGAGATGAACTCGGTGGGAGTCCTGGGAAAACTACTGCCTGAATTCGGCCGCCTCTTCTGCATGGTGCAGCGTGATTACTACCACGTCTACACGGTAGACGAGCACTCCTTGATGGGTGTCCGCGAACTAGAACTGCTGCGCGACGGGGAGTACGAAGAACTCAGCCCCTTGTTGACCGGTGCGATGAGATCCTGCGATGACCCGTCGATTCTCTACCTCGCGATGATGTTCCACGACGCCGGCAAGGGCTACGGTTCGGACCACGACGAACGCGGAGCGAAGATGGTGGTTGGCATTGCCGAGCGGCTGGGCCTCGACCAGGACCAGTCGGCTACGCTGCAGTTCCTCGTGAGGAATCACTTGTTGATGTCAGACCTCGCCCAGCACCGTGACGTGGGAGATCCCGACCTCGTGGCCGAGTTCGTGGCCCAGGTGGGCTCGAGAAAACTCCTGCGCGACCTTTACCTGGTGACATTTGCCGACATGAAGGCCGTGGGGCCAAAGGTCTGGACGAGCTGGAAAGACAACCTGCTTGCCGAACTGTACATGCGGGCGGTGGACGTGATGGACAAGGGGCTGGCGTCTGAGAACGACGCCGAGGCGCGTGTTGAGCGCAGCTGCCAACGGGTGGCTGCGAGGGCGGTGCCTGGCCCCGAGCGCGAGAGTATTGAACATTTTCTCTCGACCATGCCCCAGTCCTACCTGATCTCTACCCCCGAGGAGACGATCTACGATCACTGGCTGATGTACGAGCAGAAGGGCGGGGCGTCTTTTCGGTCCGGGGTGGTGCACTTTCCGGAACGAGAGCTCACCGAGTTTACAGTATGTACCCCCGACCGCCCGGGGTTGTTTGCGAGCATTACCGGTGTGCTTTCTGCCGCGGGCCTGAGCGTGGTCGGCGCGCGCATAGCGACGTCAACGGAAGGAATAGCGCTCGACGCCTTTCAACTCGACCACGAAGAACCCGAAGCCGACCCTGCCTACGAAGTCCAAGAAAAATTGTTGCCCACTCCTATGGATCCAGTCACCTGGAAACAAGTTCGCGACGACCTTGATTCGGTGCTCAAGGAGCAGGCCGATGTGGGTGAGATCGTTGCCGCCGGGTTGAAGCGGCCCGTTCTGTCCAGCTCGGCGGGTGGGCGCGCCATTGAGCGGGTTGAACTGGACAACGACGTTTCAAGAGACCACACGGTCATCGACGTGTATGCCACCGACCGGTTCGGCCTGCTATACCGTCTGGCGAGGACCTTCCAGCAGCTGGGTCTGACCGTCCACCTGGCGCGCGTGTCCAACTACGCTTTGCAGGCCCGTGATGTTTTTTACGTGACCGATATCGACGGTCGAAAGATTCTCGACGAGGGCCGTCTCGAGTCTCTACGCTCGGCGGTACTGGTGGCCGCCGAGGGAGGGGCTGTTGACCAGCGGCAGGGGCGGCCGGGCAAAGAGAGGAGAGCGTCGTGAGAACCCGACCTCCGTCTCCTGTGCAAGCCCGCGAGCCCATCCGGCGGTCGGGCCCGATTGCGCTGGGTACGGCGGTGGATGTGTACGTGGATCACCTGGCCGCCGAGAAGGGGCTGGCGATAAACACGGTGGAAGCCTACTCGCGCGACCTGCGGGCTTTCCTGTCAGGCCTGAGCGACGGCGCCACGAGGGACGCGGCCGGTATCAGCCGTGAAGACACGGTGGCCCACCTCGAGATCATGTCGAGGAGGGGCAGCTCAGCATCGTCCCGCAACCGGGCCCTGTCGGCCTTGCGCGGCTTGTTTGCTTACCTGTCGGCCGAGGGCTGGATCGAGTGCAACCCCATCCGTGATCTTTCGCCGGCGAAGAAAACGTCGATCCTGCCCCGACCCTTGAGCGTGGCGGATGTAAACCGATTGCTGGCTGAGACCGAGGGGGACGACCCCGCCTCGCTGCGTGACCGGGTTATGCTCGAGCTCGCCTATGGCTGTGGTCTGCGGGTTTCGGAACTGGCCGGGCTGCAGAAGGCGGGCGTCGACCTTTCGCGGGGCGTAGTGACCGTGACCGGCAAGGGAGCCAAGCAGCGGTCGGTACCTATGGGATCGGAAGCAGTGCGGGCGCTGCAGCGCTATCTCACTGTCGCCGGCGATTCGCGCTATATTTTTCCCGGACGCAAGAGTGGTTCGGTCAGCCGCCAGGCCTTGTGGAAACGTCTCAAGGCCGTGGCCTTGCGCGCCGGAGTGGCGGCGGTGCGGCCCCACCTGTTGCGCCACAGTTTCGCGACCCACCTGCTCGAGGGCGGGGCCGACCTGAGGTCTGTGCAGATGATGTTGGGCCACGCCGACCTCTCTACCACCCAGATATACACCCACGTGGCCGGCCGTCGATTGAGAGAGGTTCATGAAAAACATCACCCCAGGTCGGGTAAACGCCACGAGCGTGGCTTGTAACCGCCCCTCGTTGGGCCATTATAGCCCCTTCTTTAGCGGATGAACTTTGATGTTGCAGACGCCGCCCTGTGGGTGCTTCCGGTCCTTTTTTCAGTGGTGTGCCACGAGTACGCCCATGGCCGGGTCGCGCTTAAGTACGGGGACGATACAGCCTCCCGCATGGGCAGGCTGACCCTCAACCCCCTGGCCCATATTGACCCGGTGGGTACGGTGCTCATGCCGGCAATGTTGTTCGCGATTGGTTCTCCGTTTTTGTTCGGCTACGCCAAGCCGGTGCCGATTTCCTGGCAGCGCCTGCGCAACCCCGCCCGAGACATGGTCTACGTTGCCGCCGCCGGCCCGGCCATGAACTTTGCCCTCGCCGCTCTTAGCGCGGTGCTGCTGGGTGTCCTTGTCGGACGCGCCGACTACGGGTTCGCGCTCGACGACCAATCTTTTGCCATGGCGAGGCCGCTGGCGATCATGGCCCAGCGCAGCATGCTGATAAACGTCGTGCTGGGAGTGTTCAACCTTCTCCCGATACCACCGTTGGATGGTGGCCGAGTGGCAGTAGGCCTGCTACCGGCTGGCCCGGCTACGGCCCTGGCAAGGCTGGAGCCCTTCGGTTTCCTGGTCGTGTTCGGGCTGCTCGCTACTGGTACTCTGAGTATAATTCTTGGACCGATGGTGTTTGGTATCATCGAGTTACTGAGTTTCATGGTGGGGCTGGGGTAGGCACGGTGGCTGCGAAGACAAAGACAAAAGGTGTTGTGGTATCGGGTATGCGGCCCACGGGGAGCCTGCACCTGGGTCATCTCAACGGGGCGATTCACAACTGGCTGGAACTGCAGCAGGGCTTCGAGAGCTTTTTCTTCGTTGC includes the following:
- a CDS encoding N-acetylmuramoyl-L-alanine amidase, which produces MRGKGRVLALVLAGGLVAVWTAAAAAAGVERVRSASTADSTRVVIDLSASVDFTYATLRPDSKGRWPFRVYIDLKEVSNGNAIDTSRVSADARVSRIRAAQFSDDTARVVIDLKMPVKVTVGSLRSAAGSPARVYIDLQTEPGGGSPAPAVQRSVAAATRKPLAIKKPAIVKKPVAVEKPAVVKNPVPLISNTPKLVASKRKVHIVLDPGHGGRDPGALGSFGMREKEVTLDISRRVRDLLVRNGLAEVTLTRSSDRFVSLEGRKDFANGRKADLFVSIHANSSTTKGLHGVETYTLDNSNNRAILRLAKAENGVGQLIKDDVSGADTDLKYILSDLVQTGKEAESVVLAGALQSSVLRNLGRHYGTIHSLGVKKGPFLVLDGVFMPCALIEVGFLSHKTEGPRLGAAVYRQMLAEGIYDGLREYLSDERVASLR
- the glnD gene encoding [protein-PII] uridylyltransferase, translating into MPDNSNETSASPGRTTLLPSPLAVKEKLSDIARNYVHAVREELEVDHWGGASGVDTATRYATAIDNLARFLFEAATARYARRYGRGTRSCAVIAQGGYGRSEMCPGSDVDLLVLYGNRVDAYVETVTETLLYSMWDAGLQVGHAVRNCGECVRLAAGDLTIRTALLDGRFVSGSTELGAQFTEVVQDVLTQRDVGPFIEAKRRENEARHARTGGSVFMLEPDIKEGRGGCRDLHTLLWITRTLRGVLSFEDMEERGILSADELEGLLAGREFLLRVRHSLHFLSGHKQDKMGFDLQEQVAERFGFEGDDNNSAADLFMRDYYGHAALIARTTDDIIDRTTAVDEKPGLVERLVRRRVERGVTVSGDRLVLEESILDADPLNLVRVFHIAQRKGVTLSSSGRMAVRRRLEQLVGDAGPPPGAFGAFLDVLHWEGGVYDTLAEMNSVGVLGKLLPEFGRLFCMVQRDYYHVYTVDEHSLMGVRELELLRDGEYEELSPLLTGAMRSCDDPSILYLAMMFHDAGKGYGSDHDERGAKMVVGIAERLGLDQDQSATLQFLVRNHLLMSDLAQHRDVGDPDLVAEFVAQVGSRKLLRDLYLVTFADMKAVGPKVWTSWKDNLLAELYMRAVDVMDKGLASENDAEARVERSCQRVAARAVPGPERESIEHFLSTMPQSYLISTPEETIYDHWLMYEQKGGASFRSGVVHFPERELTEFTVCTPDRPGLFASITGVLSAAGLSVVGARIATSTEGIALDAFQLDHEEPEADPAYEVQEKLLPTPMDPVTWKQVRDDLDSVLKEQADVGEIVAAGLKRPVLSSSAGGRAIERVELDNDVSRDHTVIDVYATDRFGLLYRLARTFQQLGLTVHLARVSNYALQARDVFYVTDIDGRKILDEGRLESLRSAVLVAAEGGAVDQRQGRPGKERRAS
- a CDS encoding tyrosine recombinase, producing the protein MALGTAVDVYVDHLAAEKGLAINTVEAYSRDLRAFLSGLSDGATRDAAGISREDTVAHLEIMSRRGSSASSRNRALSALRGLFAYLSAEGWIECNPIRDLSPAKKTSILPRPLSVADVNRLLAETEGDDPASLRDRVMLELAYGCGLRVSELAGLQKAGVDLSRGVVTVTGKGAKQRSVPMGSEAVRALQRYLTVAGDSRYIFPGRKSGSVSRQALWKRLKAVALRAGVAAVRPHLLRHSFATHLLEGGADLRSVQMMLGHADLSTTQIYTHVAGRRLREVHEKHHPRSGKRHERGL
- a CDS encoding site-2 protease family protein — its product is MNFDVADAALWVLPVLFSVVCHEYAHGRVALKYGDDTASRMGRLTLNPLAHIDPVGTVLMPAMLFAIGSPFLFGYAKPVPISWQRLRNPARDMVYVAAAGPAMNFALAALSAVLLGVLVGRADYGFALDDQSFAMARPLAIMAQRSMLINVVLGVFNLLPIPPLDGGRVAVGLLPAGPATALARLEPFGFLVVFGLLATGTLSIILGPMVFGIIELLSFMVGLG